One Paraburkholderia kururiensis DNA window includes the following coding sequences:
- a CDS encoding energy transducer TonB, giving the protein MSLLDKLLAKTNPQQSTQRRVLARVLLDDAGRVQAVQLKRGCGDPAIDERALAELQNGRYPPNRLGSKTSRRWHDVAWTMET; this is encoded by the coding sequence ATGAGTCTGCTGGACAAACTACTCGCGAAAACCAATCCGCAGCAAAGTACGCAGCGACGCGTGCTGGCGCGGGTGCTGCTGGACGATGCCGGCCGGGTGCAGGCGGTTCAGCTCAAGCGCGGCTGCGGCGATCCCGCAATCGACGAGCGCGCGCTCGCCGAACTCCAGAATGGCCGCTATCCGCCCAACAGGCTCGGGTCGAAGACCTCGCGCCGATGGCACGACGTGGCGTGGACGATGGAAACGTGA
- a CDS encoding rubredoxin — protein MCIERIEEYAVSDVVEYKSWVCLICGWIYNEEEGLPDEGIPAGTRFADIPEDWRCPLCDVGKGDFAVVEF, from the coding sequence ATGTGCATTGAACGGATCGAAGAGTACGCCGTGAGTGATGTTGTCGAATACAAAAGCTGGGTCTGCCTGATTTGCGGCTGGATCTACAACGAAGAAGAGGGACTGCCGGACGAAGGCATCCCCGCCGGCACCCGTTTTGCCGATATTCCCGAAGACTGGCGCTGCCCGCTTTGCGACGTGGGCAAAGGGGACTTCGCGGTCGTGGAGTTCTGA
- a CDS encoding class I SAM-dependent methyltransferase — MTTPDPMSLYTDARLVALYDALNPFAADTAFYLHLAATLPRVPILDIGCGTGLLASELARRGHDVTGIDPARAMLEVARQRAGGAQQVRWIEGDARAAAPSSAGLALMTGHVAQIFLDDASWLATLTAIRRALYPGGWLAFESRNPQARPWERWTPERSRRTVDHPVVGATVVWQRLIEVRTDGDGQRVRFETHYRFERTDDEVVVRSELRFRSKDELAATLDEAGFSVTQWYGDWSGAPLGADSPELIVVATRS, encoded by the coding sequence ATGACCACGCCTGACCCCATGTCGCTCTACACCGATGCACGCCTCGTCGCGCTCTACGACGCGCTGAATCCATTCGCCGCCGACACGGCGTTCTATCTGCACCTTGCGGCGACGTTGCCGCGGGTGCCGATCCTCGACATCGGCTGCGGCACAGGCTTGCTTGCCAGCGAACTGGCGCGGCGCGGCCACGACGTGACGGGCATCGACCCGGCCCGTGCGATGCTCGAAGTCGCGCGGCAGCGAGCCGGCGGAGCGCAGCAGGTGCGCTGGATCGAGGGCGACGCGCGCGCGGCGGCGCCTTCAAGCGCGGGGCTTGCGCTCATGACGGGCCACGTCGCCCAGATTTTTCTGGATGACGCCAGTTGGCTCGCCACGTTGACCGCCATTCGTCGCGCGCTGTATCCGGGCGGCTGGCTGGCGTTCGAGAGCCGCAATCCGCAGGCGCGGCCCTGGGAGCGGTGGACGCCGGAGCGATCGCGTCGAACCGTCGATCATCCGGTAGTCGGCGCGACCGTCGTGTGGCAGCGCTTGATCGAGGTGCGAACCGACGGAGACGGCCAGCGCGTGCGCTTCGAGACGCACTACCGGTTCGAGCGTACGGACGACGAGGTGGTGGTGCGGAGCGAGTTGCGATTCCGCTCGAAGGACGAACTCGCGGCCACGCTGGACGAAGCCGGATTCAGCGTGACGCAGTGGTATGGCGACTGGTCGGGCGCGCCGTTGGGCGCCGACTCGCCTGAATTGATCGTGGTGGCGACACGCTCATGA
- the dcm gene encoding DNA (cytosine-5-)-methyltransferase: MTPAPLPDLLKQARTRFTQRQIADHVGKDVKTVRRWEKGETPCPAMLEAALRELLRTPAATRVPEAPRFRFVDLFAGIGGIRMGFEAHGGQCVFTSEWNEFSKKTYIENHGADHRFIGDIVSFPAADVPAHDVLLAGFPCQPFSIAGVSKKNALGRPHGFECTTQGTLFFDVARIIAARRPAAFLLENVKNLLSHDRGRTFEVILQTLRDELGYEVHYRVIDGSHFTPQHRERIILVGFREPSAFSWDDLRLPADGPRLGAILHRTDGSEPLLPWDGDRFFDHAARCVQPRYTLTPGLWTYLQQYAEKHRAAGNGFGFGMATADSVTRTLSARYHKDGSEILVHQGNAQRPRRLTPRECARLMGFPDTFRIPVSDTQAYRQFGNSVVMPVMREVARIMLPHLGVATSTAAVKRRSVRTAAALAA, translated from the coding sequence GTGACCCCGGCTCCCCTGCCAGATCTGCTCAAGCAGGCACGCACCCGATTCACCCAGCGGCAGATCGCCGATCACGTCGGCAAGGACGTCAAGACCGTGCGTCGTTGGGAAAAAGGCGAAACGCCCTGCCCCGCGATGCTCGAAGCCGCCCTGCGCGAACTGCTGCGCACACCCGCGGCGACCCGCGTGCCGGAGGCGCCGCGCTTTCGCTTCGTCGACCTCTTCGCCGGCATCGGCGGCATCCGCATGGGCTTCGAGGCGCACGGCGGCCAGTGTGTGTTCACGAGCGAGTGGAACGAGTTCTCGAAGAAGACCTACATCGAGAACCACGGCGCCGACCATCGCTTCATCGGCGACATCGTCTCGTTTCCGGCCGCCGACGTGCCCGCCCACGACGTGCTGCTCGCCGGCTTTCCGTGCCAGCCGTTCTCGATTGCGGGCGTGAGCAAGAAGAACGCGCTGGGACGCCCGCACGGCTTCGAATGCACGACGCAGGGCACGCTCTTCTTCGACGTCGCGCGGATCATCGCGGCAAGACGCCCCGCGGCGTTCCTGCTCGAAAACGTGAAGAACCTGCTCTCGCACGACCGCGGCCGCACCTTCGAGGTGATCCTGCAAACGCTGCGCGACGAGCTGGGCTATGAAGTCCACTACCGCGTCATCGACGGCAGCCACTTCACGCCGCAACATCGCGAACGCATCATCCTCGTGGGCTTTCGCGAGCCGAGCGCGTTCTCGTGGGACGACCTGCGGCTACCGGCCGACGGTCCGCGGCTCGGCGCCATCCTGCATCGCACGGACGGCAGCGAGCCCCTGCTGCCGTGGGACGGCGACCGCTTCTTCGACCACGCGGCGCGCTGCGTGCAGCCGCGCTACACGCTGACGCCCGGTCTCTGGACGTACCTGCAGCAGTACGCCGAAAAGCATCGCGCCGCGGGCAACGGGTTCGGTTTCGGCATGGCAACCGCGGACAGCGTTACGCGCACGCTGTCCGCGCGCTATCACAAGGACGGCTCCGAAATTCTCGTGCATCAGGGCAACGCACAGCGTCCGCGTCGCCTCACGCCGCGCGAGTGCGCGCGCCTGATGGGCTTTCCCGACACCTTCCGCATTCCCGTGAGCGACACCCAGGCCTACCGCCAGTTCGGCAACAGCGTCGTGATGCCCGTGATGCGCGAGGTGGCGCGCATC